In Malus sylvestris chromosome 16, drMalSylv7.2, whole genome shotgun sequence, the following are encoded in one genomic region:
- the LOC126606645 gene encoding U-box domain-containing protein 21-like, which produces MTLSWRRLRAGRRAAKEGETGDMELTIPNHFRCPISLDLMKDPVTLSTGITYDRHSIETWIEAENFTCPITNQVLTSFDLIPNHTIRKMIQDWCVEKKSFGIERIPTPRIPISSVQVAEILSKISTSSHHQNKDDCQVLVTKIKALAKESERNKRCIVATGTGSVLAGAFSALSNSQHHQNVAVLEEILSALTLVFPLDGEASLYLGSPASLRCMVWFLESGDLSQRRNAALVLKETAVSSDHDHQKTDALAEIEGALEALVKLIKEPVCATSTKASLVIIYQMVNSSSSLSKEKIKERFVEMELVSLLSDFLVDAERSICERALGVLDRLCGSKQGREKAYLHALTMPVVVKKILRVSDLATEFSVSILWKLCKNETREDGGVVVESLQVGAFQKLLLLLQVGCAERTKEKATDLLKALNIHRERLECIDSMDFKQLKRSF; this is translated from the coding sequence ATGACCTTGTCATGGAGAAGGTTGAGAGCCGGCCGCCGTGCTGCCAAGGAAGGTGAGACTGGCGACATGGAGCTGACCATACCAAACCACTTCCGGTGCCCAATCTCACTCGACTTGATGAAGGATCCGGTCACGCTGTCCACCGGGATCACGTACGACCGCCACAGCATAGAGACATGGATCGAAGCAGAAAACTTCACATGCCCTATTACCAACCAAGTCCTCACAAGCTTTGATCTCATTCCCAACCACACCATCCGCAAGATGATACAAGATTGGTGCGTCGAGAAAAAGTCTTTTGGAATCGAGCGCATTCCCACCCCTCGCATTCCGATCAGTTCGGTTCAGGTTGCCGAGATTTTATCAAAGATCTCGACATCGAGTCATCATCAGAACAAGGATGATTGCCAAGTTTTGGTGACGAAGATCAAGGCGTTGGCGAAAGAAAGCGAGCGTAACAAGCGTTGCATTGTGGCTACTGGCACGGGGAGCGTCTTAGCGGGTGCGTTTAGTGCACTTTCAAATTCTCAACACCATCAAAACGTTGCCGTTTTGGAGGAGATTTTGTCTGCTTTGACTTTGGTTTTCCCGCTTGACGGGGAGGCCAGTTTGTACCTCGGATCGCCTGCTTCGTTGCGTTGCATGGTGTGGTTTTTGGAGAGTGGAGATTTGTCGCAGAGGCGAAACGCAGCGTTAGTGCTCAAAGAGACCGCTGTCTCATCCGATCATGATCATCAGAAGACCGATGCTTTGGCAGAGATCGAAGGAGCTCTCGAAGCGCTAGTGAAGCTGATCAAAGAACCAGTTTGCGCTACTTCTACAAAAGCGTCCTTGGTCATCATTTATCAAATGGTTAACTCATCATCGTCTCTTTCGAAAGAGAAAATTAAAGAGAGATTTGTGGAGATGGAATTGGTGTCGCTCCTTTCGGACTTTCTTGTAGATGCCGAAAGAAGTATTTGCGAGAGGGCATTGGGAGTTCTTGACAGACTTTGTGGAAGCAAGCAAGGAAGGGAAAAGGCCTACCTTCATGCCTTGACCATGCCGGTTGTGGTGAAAAAGATACTTAGGGTTTCAGATCTGGCCACAGAGTTTTCTGTGTCTATTCTTTGGAAGCTTTGCAAGAACGAGACCAGGGAAGATGGAGGTGTGGTCGTGGAGTCCCTTCAAGTGGGTGCGTTTCAGAAGCTCTTGCTGCTTTTGCAAGTTGGGTGTGCGGAGAGGACCAAAGAAAAGGCCACGGACTTGTTGAAGGCGTTGAACATTCATAGGGAGAGGTTGGAGTGCATTGATTCTATGGATTTTAAGCAGCTCAAGAGGTCTTTTTGA
- the LOC126606885 gene encoding probable clathrin assembly protein At4g32285: MQKRFRQVFTALREHSSVNYAKIAMLGGFCNVELIIIKATAPDDLPLPEKYIQELLKIFSISPSSLRDFVLSFARRFGKTHCWRVALKCLILLHRLLRSVPEDSNFRSELLWAQSNGLMSLNQCHFRDDSSLDSAYYSAFIRSYAQLLDEALHCYWLDSKAAYDQQEQRQYEEYREQEEEYEEDGKEEEEPELESLSNRMTEVGRMLEVLPQLQTLIDLVMDCRPTGPAAKAFLVQLAMKHIIRDSLMCYRIFRSEIVTVLDSLFQMPYRSCILAFGIYKKAAVQANQLSEFYEWCKAMGLCGSYEYPFVDQIPHIQIHALENFLNGMWQLTESSSTPTSPISSASVPSSFVEFSSSSTLTEDDIKDFVFMSQKEHILVSTKWEKSLIQFEREGYDEEKLLIQFDEEKPLIEFEDDIVDESWESLLDASINKSPAAETQQNNVWQMQIYNPNALNPFHDSISQSSGQITMGTITFAVPKFR, encoded by the coding sequence ATGCAGAAGCGATTTCGGCAAGTTTTCACAGCTCTAAGAGAGCACAGCTCCGTGAACTATGCCAAAATCGCTATGCTTGGAGGGTTTTGCAATGTCGAACTCATCATCATAAAAGCCACTGCTCCTGATGACTTGCCATTGCCCGAAAAGTACATTCAGGAGCTCTTGAAAATCTTCTCCATCTCCCCGTCTTCGTTAAGAGATTTTGTACTCAGCTTCGCTCGCCGCTTTGGCAAGACACACTGCTGGCGGGTTGCACTCAAGTGTCTAATTCTACTCCACCGCCTACTCCGTTCGGTGCCAGAAGACAGCAACTTCCGGTCTGAGCTCCTTTGGGCTCAATCCAACGGTTTGATGTCTCTCAATCAGTGTCACTTCCGCGATGATTCTTCCTTGGATTCTGCCTATTACAGTGCCTTTATTAGATCGTACGCTCAGCTCCTCGACGAAGCTCTTCATTGCTATTGGTTGGATTCCAAGGCAGCCTACGACCAGCAAGAACAACGACAATATGAAGAATATCgcgaacaagaagaagaatacGAAGAAGacggaaaagaagaagaagagccaGAACTTGAGAGCTTATCTAATAGAATGACGGAAGTAGGTCGAATGCTTGAAGTGTTGCCGCAGCTGCAAACCCTCATTGACCTTGTCATGGACTGCCGTCCCACAGGACCAGCAGCCAAAGCCTTCCTCGTCCAACTCGCCATGAAACACATCATCAGAGACAGCCTCATGTGCTACAGAATCTTCCGCAGCGAAATCGTCACGGTTCTGGACAGTTTGTTTCAAATGCCATACAGGAGTTGCATTTTGGCTTTCGGCATTTACAAAAAGGCAGCCGTCCAAGCAAACCAACTCAGCGAATTTTACGAGTGGTGTAAAGCCATGGGACTCTGCGGATCGTACGAGTATCCCTTCGTTGATCAAATCCCACACATACAAATTCACGCTCTCGAGAATTTTCTCAACGGTATGTGGCAGTTGACGGAGTCCTCATCCACACCAACTTCGCCAATTTCTTCGGCCTCGGTGCCGTCATCTTTCGTGGAGTTTTCAAGTTCCAGCACTTTGACAGAGGACGATATTAAGGATTTTGTATTTATGTCACAAAAGGAGCATATTCTTGTTAGTACAAAATGGGAGAAGTCGTTGATTCAGTTCGAAAGAGAAGGTTACGACGAGGAGAAGCTGTTGATTCAGTTTGATGAGGAGAAGCCGTTGATTGAATTCGAAGATGATATCGTTGACGAAAGCTGGGAAAGCCTGCTTGATGCTTCCATTAACAAGTCTCCTGCTGCTGAAACTCAACAAAACAATGTATGGCAGATGCAAATATACAACCCCAATGCTCTAAATCCTTTCCATGATTCCATCAGCCAGTCATCGGGCCAAATTACCATGGGGACTATAACGTTTGCTGTGCCCAAATTTAGATGA